One stretch of Nitrososphaerota archaeon DNA includes these proteins:
- a CDS encoding type II toxin-antitoxin system death-on-curing family toxin, which yields MVEAHPFLNGNKRTAFGLMEVFLESSGYKVSLDATEGFEFLIRIAAGKVSESEAEGCIVRHLTERREE from the coding sequence GTGGTCGAGGCACATCCTTTCCTCAACGGCAACAAGAGGACCGCGTTCGGCCTGATGGAAGTGTTTCTAGAGTCGAGCGGCTACAAGGTCTCTCTCGATGCGACCGAGGGTTTCGAGTTTCTCATCAGGATTGCTGCCGGAAAGGTCTCTGAAAGCGAGGCTGAGGGTTGTATAGTAAGGCATTTGACGGAGCGGAGGGAGGAATAA
- a CDS encoding DNA mismatch repair protein MutS — protein sequence MDQPQFQSVLFQESVSEEDVDSRTALPFFRDLNLDQVLQTLTEGREEYNLAPFFCYPLNDVESITYRQDVMKDLEGELLRGHVESFAGEMQEMRRHLAQAGKLHNEYQKMSWFLDAVEIYCDTVRNLRDGLSGASPASRGLRGFGGYLESYAVSDGFASLLSETKELKNRLSEIEYRIHIQGLRVTVDKYGGEPDYSAEVRETFRKFQEGEVEGFTIRGQAHHDTPVMDSVEERILDLLVKRYPDFFSELSAYCARHTSYLDQTIRRFDREVQFYLAYLRQMDVLKSAGLNFCYPQVDAQTKEVRAQETFDLALALVLARESKRVVYNDFYLQGKERIFVVSGPNQGGKTTFARTFGQLHYLARLGYPVPGTEARLFLPDDIFTHFEREEHVGSLRGKLQDELIRMHEVLQRATGNSMVIINEGFASTTLSDALFLGREILQRVVDLGCLGVYVTFIDELSKLGEATVSMASTVVPENPTSRTFKIVRKPADGRAYAMAIAEKYGLTRQSIRRRLER from the coding sequence ATGGACCAACCTCAGTTCCAAAGCGTCCTCTTTCAAGAGTCTGTGAGCGAGGAAGATGTAGATAGCCGAACAGCGCTCCCCTTCTTCCGGGACCTGAACCTAGACCAAGTCCTCCAAACCCTCACGGAGGGCCGGGAGGAGTACAACTTGGCCCCGTTCTTCTGCTATCCCTTGAATGACGTAGAATCGATCACTTACCGCCAGGATGTGATGAAGGACCTCGAAGGAGAGCTACTGCGCGGGCATGTTGAGTCGTTCGCCGGAGAGATGCAGGAGATGCGCCGCCACCTTGCGCAAGCCGGCAAGCTTCATAACGAGTACCAGAAGATGAGTTGGTTCCTGGACGCCGTCGAGATCTACTGCGACACGGTGAGAAACCTGCGTGACGGGCTCTCGGGAGCGAGTCCAGCCTCCCGGGGCCTACGGGGTTTTGGCGGGTACCTAGAGTCCTACGCCGTTTCGGACGGTTTCGCCTCCCTGCTTTCTGAGACGAAGGAGCTGAAGAACAGGCTGTCGGAGATCGAATATCGAATCCACATACAGGGCCTCCGAGTGACGGTGGACAAGTACGGCGGCGAGCCCGACTACAGCGCCGAAGTCAGGGAGACCTTCCGAAAATTCCAGGAGGGCGAGGTCGAGGGGTTCACGATCAGGGGACAGGCCCACCACGACACTCCTGTCATGGATAGCGTCGAAGAACGAATCTTGGACCTCCTGGTCAAGCGGTATCCGGACTTCTTCAGCGAGCTCTCCGCGTATTGCGCACGCCACACCAGCTACCTCGATCAGACCATCCGTAGGTTCGACAGGGAAGTCCAATTCTACCTGGCCTACCTTCGGCAGATGGACGTCCTGAAGTCAGCCGGGCTTAACTTCTGTTACCCGCAGGTCGACGCCCAGACGAAGGAAGTCCGCGCACAGGAGACGTTCGACCTCGCACTCGCCTTGGTGCTGGCCCGCGAGAGCAAGAGAGTAGTCTACAACGACTTCTACCTACAGGGCAAGGAGAGGATATTCGTCGTCTCGGGCCCGAACCAGGGAGGAAAGACGACCTTTGCCCGGACTTTCGGACAGCTCCACTACCTGGCCCGCCTGGGCTACCCCGTCCCTGGGACAGAAGCGCGGCTCTTTCTCCCAGACGATATCTTCACGCACTTCGAGCGCGAGGAACATGTCGGGAGCCTCCGCGGCAAGCTCCAGGACGAGCTCATCAGGATGCACGAGGTCCTCCAGAGGGCCACAGGCAACAGCATGGTTATAATCAACGAAGGGTTCGCGTCCACCACCCTCAGCGACGCCCTCTTCCTCGGGAGAGAAATCCTGCAGCGTGTCGTCGACCTCGGCTGCCTGGGTGTGTACGTGACATTCATCGACGAACTGTCGAAGCTCGGGGAGGCCACTGTGAGCATGGCGAGCACCGTCGTCCCCGAAAACCCAACCTCGCGGACCTTCAAGATTGTGAGGAAGCCTGCCGACGGACGGGCCTACGCTATGGCCATTGCGGAGAAGTACGGCCTGACCCGGCAATCAATCAGGAGGCGGCTGGAGCGATGA